A genomic stretch from Ignavibacteriota bacterium includes:
- a CDS encoding thioredoxin domain-containing protein, giving the protein MPNRLALASSPYLLQHAHNPVDWFEWGAEAFEKAEKEDKPIFLSVGYSTCHWCHVMEHESFEDDEVAAYMNEHFVSIKVDREERPDVDHIYMTVCQTMTGSGGWPLSVFLTPSREPYYAGTYFPRDDRYARPGFLRVLRAMSDAWKTDRDKVLGIGGEMRRALNSAVENPRALGADTLDKAGSRFSATFDPVQGGFGGAPKFPMGHALSFLLRRAARTGNEQLAHMARHTLTAMYRGGIYDHVGFGFCRYSTDAQWLVPHFEKMLYDNALLLAAHADLYALTGSAEQERVMREIAAYVLRDLGDPGGAFYSAENADSEGEEGKFYVFTEHEFLKAVGPEYGAALAEYFGVTAAGNFEHGANVLHIAVDPAAWASQHGFDERRAAGILEQARQRLYAARARRVRPSLDDKVLTSWNGLMISALARAGAVLGDPELVHAAVRAAEFILRVLRRDDGTLLHRWRAGSAGIDGFLEDYAFLALGLLDLYDATFDAAHLATAKSILDRMLADFSDGAGDGLFFTARDAEQLITRSKDVYDGAMPSGNSAAAYALARLGRLLGDTRYEDRARALIETFGTQADEYPTGHTLLLTALDFLTGAPREIVIAAHDRHSARPYIEAVQQLLLPGTIALLHETGSAGDSIRALVPFIAAQSPLGDRATVYVCERFECRQPVQDLESFITLLR; this is encoded by the coding sequence ATGCCCAACCGCCTCGCCCTCGCATCCAGCCCCTACCTCCTTCAGCATGCACACAATCCCGTCGACTGGTTCGAATGGGGCGCGGAGGCCTTCGAGAAGGCCGAAAAAGAGGACAAACCCATCTTTTTATCCGTCGGGTATTCCACATGCCACTGGTGCCATGTCATGGAACACGAATCGTTCGAGGACGACGAGGTGGCGGCATACATGAACGAACACTTTGTCTCGATAAAAGTCGATCGCGAGGAACGGCCTGATGTCGATCACATCTACATGACCGTGTGCCAGACCATGACGGGCAGCGGCGGCTGGCCGCTCAGCGTCTTTCTCACACCCTCACGCGAGCCCTACTATGCGGGGACGTACTTCCCGCGCGACGACCGCTACGCGCGCCCGGGATTTCTGCGCGTGTTGCGCGCGATGTCCGACGCCTGGAAAACGGACCGCGACAAGGTGCTGGGGATAGGAGGCGAGATGCGCCGCGCACTGAACAGTGCCGTCGAAAATCCACGCGCGCTGGGCGCTGACACGCTGGACAAGGCCGGGAGCCGCTTCTCCGCCACCTTCGATCCGGTGCAGGGCGGCTTCGGCGGCGCGCCCAAATTCCCGATGGGACACGCGCTATCATTCCTTCTGCGCCGCGCTGCACGAACCGGAAACGAGCAACTCGCGCACATGGCGCGGCACACTCTCACAGCGATGTATCGCGGAGGGATTTACGACCATGTGGGCTTCGGCTTCTGCCGCTACTCCACCGATGCACAGTGGCTCGTCCCGCATTTCGAGAAGATGCTGTACGACAACGCGCTGCTGCTCGCGGCACATGCGGACCTGTACGCCCTGACCGGATCGGCGGAGCAGGAACGTGTCATGCGCGAGATCGCCGCATACGTGCTTCGCGACCTCGGCGATCCGGGCGGCGCATTCTATTCCGCCGAGAATGCCGACAGCGAGGGAGAAGAGGGGAAATTCTACGTCTTCACCGAGCACGAATTCCTTAAAGCTGTCGGGCCAGAATACGGTGCCGCGCTGGCGGAGTACTTCGGCGTGACGGCCGCGGGCAATTTTGAACACGGCGCAAACGTTCTGCACATCGCCGTGGATCCTGCGGCATGGGCCTCACAACACGGCTTCGATGAACGGCGTGCCGCGGGCATACTCGAGCAGGCGCGTCAGCGCCTCTACGCCGCGCGCGCGCGCCGCGTCCGCCCCTCGCTCGACGACAAGGTGCTTACCTCATGGAACGGCCTGATGATCTCGGCGCTGGCGCGCGCGGGCGCGGTACTGGGCGACCCGGAGCTGGTGCATGCCGCTGTACGCGCCGCGGAGTTTATCCTCCGCGTCCTGCGCCGCGACGACGGCACACTTCTGCACCGATGGCGCGCGGGCAGCGCAGGCATCGACGGCTTCCTCGAGGACTATGCCTTCCTCGCCCTCGGTCTGCTCGATCTGTACGACGCGACCTTCGACGCCGCACACCTCGCGACCGCCAAAAGCATCCTCGACCGCATGCTGGCGGACTTCAGCGACGGCGCGGGAGACGGACTGTTTTTCACGGCGCGCGACGCGGAACAACTCATCACACGCAGCAAGGACGTCTACGACGGCGCCATGCCCTCGGGCAATTCCGCGGCGGCCTACGCACTTGCGCGTCTCGGCCGGCTGCTCGGCGACACGCGGTACGAAGACCGCGCCCGCGCCCTCATCGAAACCTTCGGCACACAGGCCGACGAGTATCCGACCGGTCACACACTGCTGCTCACAGCGCTCGACTTCCTCACCGGCGCACCGCGCGAAATTGTCATCGCCGCGCACGACCGCCATTCCGCGCGTCCCTACATCGAGGCCGTACAACAACTCCTGCTGCCGGGCACCATCGCGCTGCTGCACGAAACCGGCTCCGCGGGAGATTCCATCCGCGCGCTTGTGCCGTTCATCGCGGCGCAGTCCCCTCTCGGGGACCGCGCCACGGTGTACGTCTGTGAACGGTTCGAATGCCGGCAACCGGTGCAGGACCTCGAGAGTTTTATCACACTCCTGCGCTGA